One Pseudodesulfovibrio cashew DNA window includes the following coding sequences:
- a CDS encoding metallophosphoesterase: MYFIAFGDVHESTGVLESIPDLANADGVIITGDLTNRGSREAAARVIDAVAAINPRILAQPGNMDTDTVQAYLEERGMGLHLQVRELAPNLGLLGVGLSTPTPFGTPGEISEQTLAGLLDETYAKADGFGHLVCAIHEPPHGTALDMLGNGQHVGSPGVRAFIERVQPALVISGHIHEAAGVDRVGDTTIINPGMLAGGGYVRIDYADGELNAELKSI, encoded by the coding sequence ATGTATTTCATAGCATTCGGCGACGTGCACGAGTCCACCGGCGTCCTGGAGAGCATCCCGGACCTGGCGAACGCGGACGGCGTGATCATCACAGGCGACCTGACCAACCGGGGAAGCCGGGAGGCGGCGGCCCGGGTCATCGACGCGGTGGCCGCCATCAACCCGCGCATCCTGGCCCAGCCGGGCAACATGGACACCGATACGGTCCAGGCTTACCTTGAGGAACGCGGCATGGGTCTGCACCTTCAGGTGCGTGAGCTTGCCCCGAACCTCGGCCTGCTGGGCGTCGGCCTGTCCACGCCCACCCCCTTCGGCACGCCCGGCGAGATTTCCGAACAGACCCTGGCCGGCCTGCTCGACGAGACCTACGCCAAGGCCGACGGATTCGGCCATCTGGTCTGCGCCATCCACGAGCCGCCCCACGGCACCGCCCTGGATATGCTCGGCAACGGCCAGCACGTGGGCAGCCCCGGCGTGCGCGCCTTCATCGAGCGAGTCCAGCCCGCCCTGGTCATCTCCGGGCACATCCATGAGGCCGCAGGCGTGGACCGCGTGGGCGATACCACGATAATCAACCCCGGCATGCTCGCCGGAGGCGGATATGTGCGCATAGACTATGCGGACGGCGAACTGAACGCCGAACTCAAGAGCATCTAA
- a CDS encoding 23S rRNA (pseudouridine(1915)-N(3))-methyltransferase RlmH, with translation MSKIGFIWVGKLKERFSQEGCALYWKKLSRFFKLDEAVVKDGPSKLPNIDRNKKEGEGILAKVGKGDVLIILDEHGERLTSRKLAKLVRQWTDAPNQRPVFVIGGPFGLSDEVKEAARHAIRLSDMTLPHELARLVLLEQLYRAGTILKNMPYHHD, from the coding sequence ATGTCGAAAATCGGATTCATCTGGGTAGGCAAGCTCAAAGAGCGCTTCTCCCAGGAGGGGTGCGCCCTCTACTGGAAAAAACTGTCCCGCTTCTTCAAGCTGGACGAGGCCGTGGTCAAGGACGGCCCAAGCAAGCTGCCCAACATCGATCGCAACAAGAAGGAGGGCGAGGGAATCCTCGCCAAGGTGGGCAAGGGCGACGTGCTCATCATCCTGGACGAGCACGGCGAGCGGCTCACCTCGCGCAAGCTGGCCAAATTGGTCCGTCAATGGACCGACGCCCCCAACCAGCGGCCGGTCTTCGTCATCGGCGGCCCCTTCGGCCTCTCGGACGAGGTCAAGGAAGCGGCGCGGCACGCCATTCGCCTGAGCGACATGACCCTGCCCCACGAACTGGCCCGCCTCGTACTCCTGGAGCAGCTCTACCGGGCCGGGACCATCCTCAAGAACATGCCCTATCACCACGACTAG
- a CDS encoding YkgJ family cysteine cluster protein, protein MSEDQTKDFLDSLPELEEGKTYCFKCYPGIECFNACCSDLNMTLTPYDILRMRQATGKDSIDFLRVHTIGQRAPDTNFPVFKLRMTDNAARTCPFVTEEGCAIYPDRPGACRMYPLGRATRPDGKGGVKEQFFIVKEDHCKGFLEKDEWTGASWKQDQGFHEYTASNDRYMHILARIKEGGHPVSDKMSHMATLALYKVDEFQRFIEKMRLFERVDVDEKRQRAILNDEFVCLSFAMDWFELMLFHDTTKLKPKNVPTRTPCQK, encoded by the coding sequence ATGAGCGAAGATCAAACCAAGGACTTCCTCGACTCCCTGCCGGAGCTGGAGGAAGGCAAAACATACTGTTTCAAATGCTATCCCGGCATCGAATGCTTCAATGCCTGCTGCAGCGACCTGAACATGACCCTGACGCCCTACGACATCCTGCGCATGCGCCAGGCCACGGGCAAGGACTCCATCGACTTCCTGCGCGTCCACACCATCGGACAGCGCGCCCCGGACACCAATTTCCCGGTCTTCAAGCTGCGCATGACCGACAACGCGGCCCGCACCTGCCCCTTTGTCACTGAAGAAGGCTGTGCCATCTACCCGGACCGCCCCGGCGCGTGCCGCATGTACCCCCTGGGCCGCGCCACCCGCCCGGACGGCAAGGGCGGCGTCAAGGAGCAGTTCTTCATCGTCAAGGAGGACCACTGCAAGGGCTTCCTCGAAAAGGACGAATGGACCGGCGCGTCCTGGAAGCAGGACCAGGGATTCCACGAATACACCGCCAGCAACGACCGCTACATGCACATCCTGGCCCGGATCAAGGAAGGCGGCCATCCCGTCTCCGACAAGATGAGCCACATGGCCACCCTCGCCCTCTACAAGGTCGACGAGTTCCAGCGGTTCATCGAAAAGATGCGCCTCTTCGAACGCGTGGACGTGGACGAGAAACGCCAGCGCGCCATCCTCAACGACGAATTCGTCTGCCTCTCCTTTGCCATGGACTGGTTCGAGCTGATGCTCTTCCACGACACCACCAAGCTCAAACCCAAGAACGTGCCGACCCGCACGCCCTGCCAGAAATAG
- the rfaE2 gene encoding D-glycero-beta-D-manno-heptose 1-phosphate adenylyltransferase: protein MALPENSKLMSIRTYLKRKAEFMPGHRVVFTNGCFDVLHPGHVDLLTRARALGDSLILGLNSDESVRMLGKGADRPLNSQEERAFVLAGLTCVDQIIIFHESTPLELIKAVRPQILVKGGDWPVEDIVGNDVVTKAGGQVLSLPLLEGYSTTAFLVKVRAS, encoded by the coding sequence ATGGCCCTTCCCGAAAATTCCAAGCTCATGTCCATCCGCACCTACCTGAAGCGGAAGGCGGAATTCATGCCCGGCCACCGGGTGGTCTTCACCAACGGCTGCTTCGACGTGCTCCATCCCGGCCACGTGGACCTGCTCACCCGGGCGCGCGCCCTGGGCGACTCACTCATCCTCGGACTCAACTCCGACGAGTCCGTCAGGATGCTCGGCAAGGGCGCCGACCGCCCCCTCAACTCCCAGGAGGAGCGCGCCTTCGTGCTCGCCGGACTCACCTGCGTGGACCAAATCATCATCTTCCACGAGTCCACGCCCCTGGAGCTGATCAAGGCCGTCCGGCCCCAGATCCTGGTCAAGGGCGGCGACTGGCCCGTGGAGGACATCGTGGGCAACGACGTGGTCACCAAGGCCGGCGGACAGGTGCTCAGCCTGCCCCTGCTCGAAGGCTACTCCACCACCGCCTTTTTGGTGAAGGTCCGCGCTTCCTAA
- a CDS encoding carbohydrate ABC transporter permease: protein MKRTTTGSILLYGTLAVLSLFFLMPAYMAAVTALKLPAEISLPSAWELPSVFNWSSFSQAIQLLKPNFINSVILTLCATAGSTVLGSLNGYVFSKWKFPGSEIVFTLFLFGMFIPYQVILIPLFQTLRAMNLYGGLPGLILAHIVYGLPITSLIFRNFYAQIPTALIESARLDGAGFFSIYLRIVFPLSIPGFVVTSLWQFTQIWNEFLWGICLTRHADNPITVGLAQLAGGQAVSWNLPMAGSIMAAVPVLCIYIFLGRYFIRGLLAGSVKE from the coding sequence ATGAAACGCACCACCACCGGTTCCATCCTGCTCTACGGCACCCTGGCCGTCCTGTCCCTGTTCTTCCTCATGCCCGCCTACATGGCGGCCGTGACCGCCCTGAAGCTGCCTGCGGAGATATCCCTGCCCTCGGCCTGGGAGCTCCCCTCGGTCTTCAACTGGTCGTCCTTCTCCCAGGCAATCCAGTTGCTCAAGCCGAACTTCATCAACTCCGTGATCCTGACCCTGTGCGCCACGGCCGGATCCACGGTGCTCGGCTCCCTGAACGGCTACGTCTTTTCCAAGTGGAAGTTCCCGGGCAGCGAGATCGTGTTTACGCTCTTCCTGTTCGGCATGTTCATCCCGTACCAGGTCATCCTCATCCCGCTCTTCCAGACCCTGCGGGCCATGAACCTCTACGGCGGGCTGCCGGGCCTGATTCTGGCCCACATCGTCTACGGGCTGCCCATCACCTCGCTGATCTTCCGCAACTTCTACGCCCAGATTCCCACTGCGCTCATCGAGTCGGCGCGGCTGGACGGCGCGGGTTTCTTTTCCATCTACCTGCGCATCGTGTTCCCGCTCTCCATCCCCGGCTTCGTGGTCACCTCGCTGTGGCAGTTCACGCAGATCTGGAACGAGTTCCTCTGGGGCATCTGTCTCACCCGCCATGCGGACAACCCCATCACCGTGGGGCTGGCGCAACTGGCGGGCGGCCAGGCCGTGAGCTGGAACCTGCCCATGGCCGGTTCGATCATGGCCGCCGTGCCCGTGCTCTGCATCTACATCTTCCTTGGCCGCTACTTCATCCGGGGTCTGCTGGCCGGTTCGGTCAAGGAGTAG
- a CDS encoding carbohydrate ABC transporter permease, which yields MREASKDRLKAFLTLLPSMILMAIFVYGFIGNTIWTSMTDWGGSGSLALNPEKHFVGLDNYVELFTGFLGGGFRQDLVNAVYYSIMLLAGAIGLGMFIAILLDQKPKGEDVLRTIFLYPMSLSFIVSGTIWRWLLAPQGGVNVLPTYLGMEPLNFEWLSSTAAILEFNWQNLFSILLYVASFLLIMTGLFVFRKDGSRAVKRWLGPGIVLGAGTWLFGGLLPEALFMEEMHGFNMATLGIIMATIWQYSGYTMALYLAGFNGISQDLRDAAMLDGASDAGYYRHVAIPMLKPITISAVIILSHISLKMFDLIFAMTGPDNAETGHPALNMYLTTFRANDFAVGAAIAIVLFLVAATFIVPYLIGQYRQRRRG from the coding sequence ATGCGTGAAGCATCCAAAGACAGACTGAAGGCGTTTCTGACACTGTTGCCCTCCATGATCCTGATGGCGATCTTCGTCTACGGGTTCATCGGTAACACCATCTGGACGTCCATGACCGACTGGGGCGGCTCCGGGTCCCTGGCCCTGAATCCCGAGAAGCATTTCGTCGGACTGGACAACTACGTGGAGCTGTTCACCGGCTTCCTCGGCGGCGGGTTCCGCCAGGACCTGGTCAACGCGGTCTACTATTCGATCATGCTCCTGGCCGGAGCCATCGGGCTGGGCATGTTCATCGCCATCCTGCTCGACCAGAAACCCAAGGGCGAAGACGTCCTGCGCACCATCTTCCTCTATCCCATGTCCCTGTCGTTCATCGTGTCCGGCACCATCTGGCGCTGGCTGCTCGCGCCCCAGGGCGGGGTCAACGTCCTGCCCACCTATCTGGGCATGGAGCCGCTGAACTTCGAATGGCTCTCCTCCACCGCCGCCATCCTCGAGTTCAACTGGCAGAACCTCTTTTCCATCCTGCTCTACGTGGCTTCCTTCCTGCTGATCATGACCGGGCTCTTCGTGTTCAGGAAAGACGGGAGCCGGGCCGTGAAGCGCTGGCTGGGGCCCGGCATCGTACTCGGCGCGGGAACCTGGCTCTTCGGCGGGCTGCTGCCCGAGGCGCTCTTCATGGAAGAGATGCACGGCTTCAACATGGCCACGCTGGGCATCATCATGGCCACCATCTGGCAGTACTCGGGCTACACCATGGCCCTGTACCTGGCCGGGTTCAACGGCATCTCCCAGGACCTGCGCGACGCGGCCATGCTCGACGGCGCGTCCGACGCGGGCTACTACCGACATGTGGCCATCCCCATGCTCAAGCCCATCACCATTTCCGCAGTGATCATCCTCTCGCACATCTCGCTGAAGATGTTCGACCTGATCTTCGCCATGACCGGTCCGGACAACGCCGAGACCGGCCATCCGGCACTGAACATGTACCTGACCACCTTCCGGGCCAATGATTTCGCCGTGGGCGCCGCCATTGCCATCGTGCTCTTCCTGGTGGCCGCCACCTTCATCGTGCCGTACCTCATCGGGCAGTATCGCCAGAGGAGGAGGGGATAG
- a CDS encoding ABC transporter substrate-binding protein → MNKAFVKLCVVLVAALLLSMPQAVQAKELTGDLEIFSWWAGDEGPALQALIDIYKTQNPKVNVINGTVTGGSGVNAKAVLKTRMLGGEPPDSFQVHAGQELIGTWVKAGRMEDLTPLFQEQGWMDVFPKGLIKLIGTDKGIWSVPVNIHRSNVMWYIPANLKKWGVEAPKTWDEFFAIAPKLKAAGVTPLALAQNWTANHLWESVALASLGADNWDALWSGKLKFDSPEGIKAWELFGKVLEFTNSDASSLSWQQATDMVIDGRAAFNIMGDWAAGYMTTTKKLVPGEGYGWAASPGTTGEFMFLADSFGLPVGSPHRDNAIAWLKVLGSKEGSDAFNPIKGSISARTDSDLSKYNAYLQSSANDFGKDRVVGSLAHGVAANETFMGGFASVMEMFLKTKNAPAAAKACQQLAKKAGI, encoded by the coding sequence ATGAACAAGGCCTTTGTCAAACTGTGCGTGGTGCTGGTCGCCGCCCTGCTGCTCTCCATGCCGCAGGCCGTCCAGGCCAAGGAACTGACCGGCGATCTGGAAATTTTCTCCTGGTGGGCCGGCGACGAGGGTCCTGCCCTGCAGGCCCTGATCGACATTTACAAGACGCAGAACCCCAAGGTGAACGTGATCAACGGTACGGTCACCGGCGGTTCCGGCGTCAACGCCAAAGCGGTCCTCAAGACCCGCATGCTCGGCGGTGAGCCGCCGGATTCCTTCCAGGTCCACGCCGGACAGGAACTGATCGGCACCTGGGTCAAGGCCGGACGCATGGAAGACCTGACTCCGCTGTTCCAGGAACAGGGCTGGATGGACGTCTTCCCCAAGGGGTTGATCAAGCTGATCGGCACCGACAAGGGCATCTGGTCCGTCCCGGTCAACATCCACCGCTCCAACGTCATGTGGTACATCCCGGCCAACCTGAAGAAGTGGGGCGTGGAAGCGCCCAAGACCTGGGACGAGTTCTTCGCCATCGCGCCCAAGCTGAAGGCCGCCGGGGTCACCCCCCTGGCCCTGGCCCAGAACTGGACTGCCAACCACCTCTGGGAATCCGTTGCCCTGGCCTCCCTCGGCGCGGACAACTGGGATGCCCTGTGGTCCGGCAAGCTGAAGTTCGACTCCCCCGAAGGCATCAAGGCTTGGGAACTCTTCGGCAAGGTGCTCGAGTTCACCAACTCCGACGCCTCTTCCCTGTCCTGGCAGCAGGCCACGGATATGGTCATCGACGGCCGCGCCGCCTTCAACATCATGGGTGACTGGGCCGCCGGTTACATGACCACCACCAAGAAGCTGGTACCCGGCGAGGGCTACGGCTGGGCCGCCTCCCCCGGCACCACCGGCGAGTTCATGTTCCTGGCCGACTCCTTCGGTCTGCCCGTGGGTTCCCCGCACCGCGACAACGCCATTGCCTGGCTCAAGGTGCTCGGCTCCAAGGAAGGCTCTGATGCCTTCAACCCGATCAAGGGCTCCATCTCCGCGCGTACCGACTCCGATCTGTCCAAGTACAACGCCTACCTGCAGTCCTCCGCCAACGATTTCGGCAAGGACCGCGTGGTCGGCTCCCTGGCTCACGGCGTCGCCGCCAACGAGACCTTCATGGGCGGTTTCGCCTCGGTCATGGAGATGTTCCTGAAGACCAAGAACGCTCCCGCCGCAGCCAAGGCCTGCCAGCAGTTGGCCAAGAAAGCGGGCATCTAA
- a CDS encoding ABC transporter ATP-binding protein has translation MANVELKQVVKRYGSVEVVHGVDLEIRDNEFIVLVGPSGCGKSTVLRMVAGLEAISGGEVLIGDRVVNQESPKDRNVAMVFQNYALYPHMSVRENMGFSLKMRGSGKDEIAAKVNETARILELEPYLERKPSELSGGQRQRVAMGRAMVRKPDVFLFDEPLSNLDAQLRTQMRMELRKMHMRLATTTIYVTHDQIEAMTLADRIVILKDGYIQQVGSPIEVFEKPVNVFVAQFIGNPPMNILKGTYRVADGRRIVQVGKSAFPVTEGKAESLKDGTPVLVGIRPDAIKMGDRTEKLPPEWLCSGEVVVSEILGGQSHLEIVIDGENELIAEVEGRVLAHPGETVPIGFEFDRMVLFDPETTNAIV, from the coding sequence ATGGCAAATGTCGAGTTGAAGCAAGTCGTCAAGCGGTACGGCAGCGTGGAAGTGGTCCACGGTGTGGACCTGGAAATCCGGGACAACGAGTTCATCGTCCTGGTCGGTCCTTCCGGTTGCGGCAAGTCCACTGTCCTGCGCATGGTCGCCGGGCTGGAGGCCATCAGCGGCGGCGAGGTGCTCATCGGCGACCGCGTGGTCAACCAGGAATCGCCCAAGGACCGCAACGTGGCCATGGTCTTTCAGAATTACGCCCTGTACCCGCACATGTCCGTGCGCGAGAACATGGGCTTCTCCCTCAAGATGCGCGGCAGCGGCAAGGACGAGATCGCGGCCAAGGTCAACGAGACCGCCCGCATTCTGGAACTGGAGCCGTACCTGGAGCGCAAGCCCTCGGAACTCTCCGGCGGCCAGCGCCAGCGCGTGGCCATGGGCCGGGCCATGGTGCGCAAGCCCGACGTCTTTCTCTTCGACGAACCGCTCTCCAACCTGGACGCGCAGCTGCGCACCCAGATGCGCATGGAGCTGCGCAAGATGCACATGCGGCTGGCCACCACCACCATCTATGTCACCCACGACCAGATCGAGGCCATGACCCTGGCCGACCGCATCGTCATCCTCAAGGACGGCTACATCCAGCAGGTGGGCTCGCCCATCGAGGTCTTCGAGAAGCCCGTCAACGTATTCGTGGCCCAGTTCATCGGCAACCCGCCCATGAACATCCTCAAGGGCACCTACCGGGTTGCGGACGGCAGGCGCATCGTGCAGGTGGGCAAGTCGGCCTTCCCTGTCACCGAGGGCAAGGCCGAGTCTCTGAAGGACGGTACGCCCGTGCTCGTAGGCATCCGGCCCGACGCCATCAAGATGGGCGACCGGACCGAGAAGCTGCCGCCCGAGTGGCTGTGCAGCGGCGAGGTGGTGGTCTCGGAGATCCTGGGCGGCCAGTCCCACCTGGAGATCGTCATCGACGGTGAGAACGAACTGATCGCCGAAGTGGAAGGGCGGGTCCTCGCCCATCCCGGAGAAACTGTTCCCATCGGCTTCGAATTCGACCGCATGGTCCTGTTCGATCCTGAGACGACAAATGCGATTGTTTGA
- a CDS encoding aldose epimerase family protein, which yields MDIRRQTWGALPDGREVSLFTLTNGRGMRASIADYGATLVELTAPDRRGAMADVILGYDTLEEYRTDPNYFGVTVGRVSNRVSNSRFELDGTVHKVTPNEGENQVHGGPGGFHSRLWDASVGSGPDSASLVLRYHSPDGEEGYPGDLDAEVTYTLADRGLVMEFKAVTDKPTLVSLTNHAYFNLSGNLEESVLDHVLTLNASRYLPTDDALIPTGEIADVAGSPMDFTRPKAVGLDVDAPHEAIAMGQGYDHYFVLDGAPGEMKTAAQLFHGGSGRVLEVRTTQPGVQFYSGNGLPERLSGKLGALYGHRHGLCLEAHGYVDAPNQPGFPAITLRPGETYQHVTEYRFSTT from the coding sequence ATGGACATCAGACGGCAAACATGGGGAGCTCTGCCCGACGGGCGCGAGGTTTCGCTGTTCACGCTGACCAACGGACGCGGCATGCGCGCCAGCATTGCGGACTACGGCGCGACCCTGGTGGAGCTGACCGCCCCGGATCGGCGGGGAGCCATGGCCGATGTTATCCTGGGGTACGACACCCTGGAGGAGTATCGCACCGATCCCAATTATTTCGGCGTTACCGTGGGCCGGGTGTCCAACCGAGTGTCAAATTCCCGCTTCGAGCTGGACGGCACGGTTCACAAGGTGACCCCCAACGAGGGGGAGAACCAGGTTCACGGCGGCCCCGGCGGTTTCCATTCCCGGCTCTGGGACGCTTCCGTGGGGAGCGGCCCGGACAGCGCCTCCCTGGTCCTGCGCTACCACAGCCCGGACGGCGAGGAGGGGTATCCCGGCGACCTGGACGCCGAGGTGACCTACACCCTGGCCGACAGAGGGCTTGTGATGGAGTTCAAGGCCGTGACCGACAAGCCCACCTTGGTCTCCCTGACCAACCACGCCTATTTCAACCTGTCCGGCAACCTCGAAGAGTCTGTCCTGGATCACGTGCTGACCCTCAACGCCTCCCGCTACCTGCCCACGGACGACGCGCTCATCCCCACAGGGGAGATCGCGGACGTGGCGGGATCGCCCATGGACTTCACCCGGCCCAAGGCCGTGGGGCTGGACGTGGACGCGCCCCATGAGGCCATCGCCATGGGCCAGGGATACGACCACTATTTCGTGCTGGACGGCGCACCGGGCGAGATGAAGACGGCGGCGCAGCTCTTTCACGGCGGCTCGGGCCGCGTGCTGGAGGTTCGCACCACCCAGCCGGGGGTGCAGTTCTATTCCGGCAACGGCCTGCCAGAACGGCTCTCCGGCAAGCTCGGAGCGCTCTACGGCCACCGGCACGGCCTCTGCCTGGAGGCCCACGGCTACGTGGATGCGCCCAACCAACCCGGGTTCCCGGCCATCACCCTGCGGCCGGGCGAGACCTATCAACATGTAACGGAATACCGCTTCTCCACCACGTGA
- a CDS encoding LacI family DNA-binding transcriptional regulator, giving the protein MAQFTIKDLARKLSISPSTVSRALRDHPDISKETKRRVMEAAERYDYRPNQLAQSLQKRRSNTIGVIVPEIRHNFFSTVISGIEEVAYEHGYTIMVCQSNESLAREAINTRALVDNRVAGLLIAISSETTDYAHLEAVIRQGVPLVQFDRVVEELPTPKVVVDDYKAAYEAVSHLAESGYRVIGHMAGEDGIALNDHRYRGYRDALRDHGLAYEERYHLHGGYREEDGRRGAARYLAMEKLPEAILAINDPVAVGLFSEFKKAGVRIPEDVALVGFSDTPAAALIDPPLTTVFQPAFEMGRTAAMLLMKQFDEDRDTIDPETVILATELRVRGSSLRRER; this is encoded by the coding sequence GTGGCCCAGTTCACCATCAAGGACCTCGCCCGCAAGCTCTCCATCTCGCCGTCCACGGTGTCCCGTGCCCTGCGCGACCACCCGGATATCAGCAAGGAGACCAAGCGCAGGGTCATGGAGGCCGCCGAGCGCTACGACTACCGGCCCAACCAGCTGGCCCAGTCCCTCCAGAAGCGGCGCAGCAACACCATCGGGGTTATCGTCCCGGAAATACGGCATAATTTCTTTTCCACGGTTATCTCCGGCATCGAGGAAGTGGCCTACGAGCACGGCTATACCATCATGGTCTGCCAATCCAACGAGTCCCTGGCCCGCGAGGCGATCAACACCAGAGCCCTGGTGGACAACCGCGTGGCCGGGCTGCTGATCGCCATCTCGTCCGAGACCACTGACTACGCGCACCTGGAGGCCGTGATTCGCCAGGGGGTGCCCCTGGTCCAGTTCGATCGGGTGGTGGAGGAGCTGCCTACGCCCAAGGTGGTGGTGGACGACTACAAGGCCGCCTACGAGGCTGTTTCCCATCTGGCCGAGTCCGGTTACCGGGTCATCGGACACATGGCCGGAGAGGACGGCATCGCCCTCAACGATCACCGCTACCGGGGCTACCGCGACGCACTCCGGGACCACGGCCTGGCCTACGAGGAGCGGTACCACCTGCACGGTGGCTATCGCGAGGAGGACGGGCGGCGCGGGGCCGCGCGCTACCTTGCCATGGAGAAGCTGCCCGAGGCCATCCTGGCCATCAACGACCCAGTGGCTGTTGGACTTTTTTCAGAATTCAAGAAGGCTGGCGTGCGCATCCCCGAGGACGTGGCCCTGGTGGGATTCTCGGACACACCCGCTGCCGCGCTCATCGATCCGCCGCTGACCACGGTCTTTCAGCCCGCCTTTGAAATGGGGCGTACAGCCGCGATGCTTTTGATGAAGCAATTCGATGAAGATCGTGATACGATCGATCCCGAAACCGTTATCCTTGCGACCGAGTTGCGGGTGCGCGGTTCTTCCTTGCGGAGGGAACGGTAG
- a CDS encoding galactokinase: protein MTDLKEYLAAVHSHGLDRALAELYGEGETDRQGLRAASLLERMAEWRGTGPAVLVSAPGRTELGGNHTDHNHGVVLAAAVSFDCLAVARASEGNRIRVKSEGFGGTIEVDCADTAPRKTEEGTPEALIRGVVHGFAQAGHVVGGFDACVSGGVPMGVGLSSSAAFEVCMGQVLNQLFNEGRVTPLELARFGQQAENVHFGKPCGLMDQLACAAQGVLSIDFADPASPVTRQVDFDFGATDYQLAVVDTGGSHADLTPEYAAIPAEMGRAARVLGQETARGLTVAQVLDAAPTIRREAGDRALLRLLHFIEESDRAQAQAEALAQGDMTAFLRLVLASGDSSWRLLQNCVSTIRPEEQPIPLALTLTERFLGGNGAWRIQGGGFAGTIQAYVPRDRFPDYQAYMEAVFGLGAVLPLRVRRPGLDLILPDGEA from the coding sequence GTGACCGACCTGAAGGAATATCTCGCCGCCGTCCACTCCCACGGGCTGGACCGCGCCCTTGCCGAGCTGTACGGAGAGGGCGAAACCGACAGGCAGGGGCTGCGCGCGGCGTCCCTGCTGGAGCGCATGGCCGAGTGGCGGGGGACGGGCCCTGCGGTTCTGGTCAGCGCGCCCGGGCGGACCGAGCTGGGCGGCAACCACACGGACCACAACCACGGCGTGGTGCTGGCCGCCGCCGTGAGCTTCGACTGCCTTGCCGTGGCCCGCGCCTCGGAAGGGAATCGCATCCGGGTCAAGTCAGAGGGCTTTGGCGGGACCATCGAAGTGGACTGCGCCGACACCGCGCCCCGCAAGACCGAGGAGGGCACCCCGGAGGCGCTTATCCGCGGGGTTGTTCATGGTTTCGCGCAGGCCGGGCATGTGGTGGGCGGCTTCGACGCCTGCGTTTCGGGCGGTGTGCCCATGGGCGTGGGGCTGAGTTCCTCCGCCGCCTTCGAAGTCTGCATGGGGCAGGTGCTCAACCAGCTTTTCAACGAGGGCCGGGTCACCCCCCTGGAGCTGGCCCGCTTCGGGCAACAGGCCGAGAACGTGCATTTCGGCAAGCCGTGCGGGCTCATGGACCAGTTGGCCTGCGCAGCCCAAGGTGTCTTGTCCATCGACTTCGCCGATCCTGCGAGTCCGGTCACGCGTCAGGTGGATTTCGATTTCGGGGCCACGGACTACCAGCTTGCGGTGGTGGACACCGGGGGCAGCCACGCGGATCTCACCCCGGAGTATGCGGCCATCCCGGCCGAGATGGGCCGGGCCGCCAGAGTGCTCGGGCAGGAGACGGCGCGCGGTCTGACCGTGGCGCAGGTCCTGGACGCGGCACCGACCATCCGGCGCGAGGCCGGGGACAGGGCTCTGCTCCGGCTGCTCCACTTCATCGAGGAGAGCGACCGGGCCCAGGCTCAGGCCGAGGCCCTCGCGCAGGGTGACATGACTGCCTTTCTCCGCCTTGTCCTGGCCTCGGGAGACTCGTCCTGGAGGCTGCTGCAGAACTGCGTGAGCACGATCCGGCCAGAGGAGCAGCCCATCCCCCTGGCCTTGACCCTGACCGAACGGTTCCTTGGGGGCAACGGAGCGTGGCGCATCCAGGGCGGCGGCTTCGCCGGGACCATCCAGGCCTATGTGCCCCGGGACCGCTTCCCGGACTATCAGGCCTACATGGAAGCCGTGTTCGGGCTGGGCGCGGTGCTGCCCCTGCGCGTACGCAGGCCCGGTCTTGATCTGATCCTGCCGGACGGGGAGGCGTAG